The stretch of DNA TGTGTTGTTATCCGCCGTCAATCCAAAAAATCTTGCCCTGCTTATTGCAGCTGGGGTTTCCATCGCCTCTGCCGGGTTGGATTCGACTCAACTGATCATCGCTCTGATCGTCTTTATCATCCTGGCTTGTTGTTCAGTCGCTACCCCGGTGATCGTCTATCTGGTGATGGGCGACAAGGCTACGCCCACGCTCAACGGCTGGAAAAGCTGGCTGATCAGCAACAATGCCACGGTGATGACGATCCTGTTCCTGATTTTCGGTTTTGCGGTGCTCAGCAAGGGCATCGGTGCCTTGATCGGTGGATGAGCAAACCAGGCAGCCTAGTTAATTTTGTCTACCGTGTGTGTAAATATTGAATTACGTGTGTGTAAGGATGTAAATCGTAAAAAAGAAAGGAAAGGGAAAATATGTCTCCGATGATGAGAAGAAGGATCGGCAGGCCGAGTTTGATCGGTGCAGCAGCCACCACCGCCGTCGTTGTTGGGACTGCCGGTGCAGTTAAAGGAAAGCAGCAGCAGAAAGCCGCCCAACAGCAGGCTGCAGCTCAGCAGCAGGCAGCCGAAAAGCAGCAGATGGCAGAGCTGCAGGCTAACCAAGAAGCCCTGGCTGAGCAGCAGGCGAAACAGTCACAGGCACCCATTCAGGCTGCTCCGGCCATCTCAATGGATGAGAAGATCGCCCAGCTCGAAAAACTGGCTAAGCTCAAGGATGCAGGCATCCTGAGCGAAGAAGAATTCGCGGCACAAAAGGCTAAGATATTGGCTGGCTGATTCACGCTTATCGTGATTTATTCAACAAGCAGTCCTCCCATTCATCATCGCATGCATGTTTCTTGGTGAAGTAGTGCATTGTTGGTCCAGCTTTTAAATTGCGAATGTAGAGAGGCTTCTCTGACGATTTATCAGTAGGCAGCAGTAGCCTTCTATGTAGCATTAAGGAATCCGCTGCTCAGTCAATGGCTCAACCACACGTTCCCCCACGCTTTCAGGTCCTTGCGAAACCCAGCGGCGCTTCGTGCAATCTTGCTTGTACATACTGCTTCTTCCTCGATAAAGAGCTGCTCTATCCGGGTAGTAATTTTCGTATGTCTGCTGACCTCCTGGAAGCCTATATCCAACAGCTTATCTCCGCCCACCACACCAGCGAGGTAACTGTATCCTGGCAGGGAGGTGAGCCAACGCTGATGGGCTTGGATTTCTTTTGCAAAGCGGTTGCACTCCAGGATAAATACCGTCGGCCAGGGATGACCTTCGAGAACACCTTGCAAACGAACGGCACGCTTTTGGATGATGCGTGGTGTGAGTTCTTCAAGGAGCATAACTTTCTGATCGGGATAAGCCTGGATGGCCCACGCCACATCCATGATATTTTCCGCGTGGACCGAGGCGGTGCTCCAACCTTTGATCGGGTCATGCGCGGCATCCGCTTGCTGCAGAAGCACCGTGTTGAGTACAACATCCTGGCGACTGTGAACCGTATCTCCGCTGATCACCCAAAGGAGATTTACCAGTTTTTGCGCGATGAGGTGGGCACCCAGTGGATCCAGTTCATCCCGGTGATCGAGCGCATGAACCCCGACGGCCGTAATCTCATCCAGGCTGGTGACCATGTATCTCCACGTTCAGTCCGGCCGATCCAGTTCGGGCGCTTTCTGATCCAGGTCTTTGACGAGTGGGTTCAGCATGATGTAGGTAAGATCTTCGTCCAGACCTTTGAAGCTGCCCTGCGTAATTGGATGCGGCTGTCCACGTCTGGGATGTGTGTCTTTGAGAAAACCTGCGGGATCGGCCTGGCTTTGGAGCACAATGGTGA from Anaerolineales bacterium encodes:
- a CDS encoding anaerobic sulfatase maturase, which encodes MAQPHVPPRFQVLAKPSGASCNLACTYCFFLDKELLYPGSNFRMSADLLEAYIQQLISAHHTSEVTVSWQGGEPTLMGLDFFCKAVALQDKYRRPGMTFENTLQTNGTLLDDAWCEFFKEHNFLIGISLDGPRHIHDIFRVDRGGAPTFDRVMRGIRLLQKHRVEYNILATVNRISADHPKEIYQFLRDEVGTQWIQFIPVIERMNPDGRNLIQAGDHVSPRSVRPIQFGRFLIQVFDEWVQHDVGKIFVQTFEAALRNWMRLSTSGMCVFEKTCGIGLALEHNGDLYSCDHFVEPDYLLGNIKDKDMLELVGSAEQMKFGQDKFNSLPKTCLRCPVLFACNGECPKNRFSSTPAGEPGLNYLCAGYKAFFQHADEPMKVMALLMNDGRPASHVMGILAERKQELLRAYQVCTPEAACPCQSGLQYKECHGWSLRKSDRKRGSKPIGGPRSAVVRASTVLRCR